From the genome of Halomonas sp. I5-271120, one region includes:
- a CDS encoding thioesterase family protein, whose amino-acid sequence MALLDTQVLPEWVDYNGHMNDAEYARAFSLGVEALMERIGLDAEGRQRHGYTIYTLETHLCYRRAAHEHQALCIDVTLLERDAKRLHVLFTMQDTAGNLLASSEQMLMGIDSVNDRPAPFPGAVDAAIDTLPQADTWPELAGRSIGLPSGKR is encoded by the coding sequence ATGGCACTGCTCGACACACAGGTGCTCCCGGAGTGGGTCGACTACAACGGCCACATGAATGACGCCGAGTACGCGCGGGCCTTCTCGCTGGGCGTCGAGGCGCTGATGGAGCGCATCGGCCTGGATGCAGAGGGCCGCCAGCGGCATGGCTACACCATCTATACCCTCGAGACGCATCTTTGCTATCGCCGCGCCGCTCACGAGCACCAGGCGCTGTGCATCGACGTGACGCTGCTCGAGCGCGATGCCAAGCGCCTGCACGTCCTGTTCACGATGCAGGACACGGCAGGCAACCTGCTGGCCTCGAGCGAGCAGATGCTGATGGGTATCGACTCGGTCAATGATCGTCCCGCGCCCTTTCCCGGCGCCGTGGACGCGGCCATCGACACCCTGCCCCAGGCCGACACCTGGCCGGAACTCGCCGGCCGCAGCATCG